The proteins below are encoded in one region of Phaseolus vulgaris cultivar G19833 chromosome 1, P. vulgaris v2.0, whole genome shotgun sequence:
- the LOC137814975 gene encoding uncharacterized protein At1g66480-like translates to MGNAMGSKKAKVMKIDGETFKLKTPATANDVVKDYPGHVLLDSHAVKNFGPRAKPLEPHHELRPRKLYFLVELPKVRPEPLTRRVRSSGIRGMNAKDRLDFLMLSKRSVSDLAVVKNRPGPDSSGPTRVRMRVPKAQLERLMEESHDGGEVAEKILSLYMGNNAAAVDGGATVVEAEKELRNRKSQRKRVSFSPVEQGETHEESAATQNSLVYTSPSR, encoded by the exons ATGGGAAACGCTATGGGGAGTAAAAAAGCAAAGGTGATGAAAATAGATGGTGAAACGTTCAAGCTCAAGACTCCAGCTACAGCAAACGACGTCGTTAAGGACTACCCCGGACACGTTCTGCTAGACTCTCACGCAGTTAAAAACTTCGGGCCTCGGGCTAAGCCCTTGGAGCCCCACCACGAGCTCAGGCCCAGGAAGCTCTATTTCTTGGTGGAGTTACCCAAGGTTCGGCCCGAACCACTAACGAGGAGGGTGCGATCCAGTGGGATCCGTGGCATGAACGCCAAGGATAGGCTTGATTTCTTGATGCTGTCGAAACGCTCCGTTTCGGACCTCGCCGTGGTGAAGAATAGGCCGGGCCCAGACAGCAGTGGGCCCACCAGGGTGAGAATGAGGGTGCCCAAGGCCCAGTTGGAGAGGCTCATGGAGGAGAGCCACGACGGGGGCGAGGTGGCGGAGAAGATCTTAAGTTTGTACATGGGGAACAATGCCGCCGCCGTGGACGGCGGCGCAACGGTGGTGGAGGCCGAAAAGGAGCTTCGCAATCGGAAATCGCAAAGG aAAAGGGTGAGTTTCAGTCCAGTAGAACAAGGAGAAACTCATGAGGAATCAGCAGCAACTCAAAACTCACTAGTCTATACCAGTCCTTCCAGATAG
- the LOC137814973 gene encoding uncharacterized protein: MVGIGVPICVQCGTRSNPCRCKVVGPTLGFVAFAAAAVVEWPVGALVYCFRHTKGRKIMGHPASVIYPSVTNAIPI; the protein is encoded by the coding sequence ATGGTTGGAATTGGGGTTCCGATTTGCGTGCAATGCGGTACGAGGAGCAACCCTTGCCGGTGCAAGGTGGTGGGGCCGACACTGGGGTTTGTGGCGTTTGCGGCGGCGGCGGTGGTTGAGTGGCCGGTGGGAGCTCTTGTCTATTGCTTTCGCCACACAAAGGGTCGTAAAATTATGGGTCATCCAGCTTCGGTCATATACCCTTCAGTCACCAATGCCATTCCCATCTAA
- the LOC137814972 gene encoding protease Do-like 7: protein MGDPEERLGSEALDSGAVVKTDDLCMEIDPPFQENAATAEDWRKALNRVVPAVVVLRTTATRSFDTESAAASYATGFIVDKRRGIILTNRHVVKPGPVVAEAMFLNREEVPVHPIYRDPVHDFGFFRYDPGAIQFLNYEDIPLAPEAACVGLEIRVVGNDSGEKVSILAGTLARLDRDAPHYKKDGYNDFNTFYMQAASGTKGGSSGSPVIDWQGRAVALNAGSKSSSASAFFLPLERVVRALRFLQKGSETYVDKWQAVSIPRGTLQVTFLHKGFDETRRLGLKTETEQIVRQNSPAGETGMLVVESVVPGGPGYKHLEPGDVLVRVNGEVITQFLKLETLLDDSVSKNIQLQIERGGTSKTLTLLVQDLHSITPDYFLEVSGAVIHPLSYQQARNFRFHCGLVYVAEPGYMLFRAGVPRHAIIKKFAGEEISCLEELITVISKLSRGARVPLEYISYMDRHRRKSVLVTVDRHEWYAPPQIYTRDNSTGLWIAKPALQHDSPFLSSGARDVENMSRQPIPLTGEHACGGHVCEDNNQEFVDGVTNMETNCEDPSECETHHNASDAVVKKRRVEEDLLADGSVADFSLNGTRETKLEKSSVTQDDMLMDFQGATAAAANASVAERVIEPTLVMFEVHVPPSCMLDGVHSQHFFGTGVIIYHSHDMGLVVVDKNTVAISTSDVMLSFAAFPVEIPGEVVFLHPVHNYALISYDPSALGPVGGSVVRAAELLPEPTLRRGDSVYLVGLSRSLQATSRKSVVTNPCAALNIGSADSPRYRATNMEVIELDTDFGSTFSGVLTDEQGRVQAIWGSFSTQLKFGCSTSEDHQFVRGIPIYAISQVLHKIVSGANGPPLLINGVKRPMPLLRILEVEVYPTLLSKARSFGLSDDWVQALVKKDPVRRQVLRVKGCLAGSKAENLLEQGDMVLAINKEPVTCFRDIENACQALDKSNANDGKLHLTIFRQGQEVELLVGTNVRDGNGTSRAINWCGCIVQDPHPAVRALGFLPEEGHGVYVARWCHGSPVHRYGLYALQWIVEINGKPTSNLDAFVDVTKELEHGEFVRVKTIHLNGKPRVLTLKQDLHYWPTWELRFDPNSAMWHRNIIKGLNCSTV from the exons ATGGGAGATCCAGAGGAGAGGTTGGGATCGGAGGCTTTGGATTCCGGCGCCGTCGTCAAGACCGATGACTTGTGCATGGAAATTGATCCGCCATTTCAAGAAAACGCCGCTACCGCCGAGGACTGGCGGAAAGCGCTCAACAGAGTCGTCCCCGCAGTCGTCGTCCTCCGCACCACCGCCACTCGCTCCTTCGACACCGAGTCTGCCGCCGCCAGCTACGCCACCGGATTCATCGTGGACAAGCGCCGAGGCATCATTCTCACCAATCGCCACGTGGTCAAGCCAG GTCCTGTGGTTGCCGAGGCCATGTTTCTGAACCGCGAAGAGGTTCCGGTGCATCCGATTTACAGAGATCCG GTACATGATTTTGGGTTCTTTCGTTATGATCCTGGTGCTATACAATTTTTGAACTACGAAGACATACCTCTTGCTCCTGAAGCTGCCTGTGTTGGACTAGAAATCAGAGTTGTTGGTAATGATAGTGGCGAGAAG GTTTCCATTTTGGCTGGTACTCTTGCTCGTTTGGACAGGGATGCTCCTCATTATAAGAA gGATGGGTATAATGACTTCAACACATTCTATATGCAA GCAGCATCTGGGACCAAAGGAGGGTCAAGTGGTTCCCCAGTTATAGATTGGCAAGGCAGGGCAGTGGCTCTGAATGCTGGGAGCAAGTCATCAAGTGCATCAGCCTTCTTTCTACCTCTAGAACGA GTTGTGAGGGCCTTAAGGTTTCTTCAAAAGGGAAGTGAAACTTATGTTGATAAATGGCAGGCAGTTTCTATACCTCGTGGTACGCTTCAG GTGACATTTCTCCATAAAGGGTTTGACGAGACTCGTCGCCTTGGTCTCAAAACTGAGACAGAGCAG ATAGTACGCCAGAATTCTCCAGCTGGTGAAACTGGAATGCTTGTTGTGGAATCTGTG GTGCCAGGTGGTCCAGGTTATAAACATTTGGAACCAGGTGATGTACTTGTTCGTGTCAATGGAGAA GTCATTACTCAATTCTTGAAACTGGAGACTCTACTTGATGACAGTGTGAGCAAGAATATTCAATTACAAATTGAAAGGGGTGGCACATCAAAGACGTTAACTTTGTTG GTGCAAGATTTGCACTCAATAACTCCTGATTATTTCTTAGAAGTGAGTGGGGCAGTAATACATCCTCTTTCTTATCAGCAG GCTAGAAACTTCCGTTTCCATTGTGGTCTTGTTTATGTGGCCGAACCAGG ATATATGCTCTTCAGAGCAGGTGTTCCTCGCCATGCCATAATTAAGAAATTTGCTGGGGAAGAAATATCTTGTCTTGAGGAACTAATAACAGTTATTTCTAAGTTATCTAGGGGTGCTCGAGTACCATTGGAGTATATAAGCTACATGGATCGTCATCGGAGGAAG TCTGTGTTGGTCACAGTTGATAGGCATGAATGGTATGCACCTCCCCAGATATACACTCGTGATAACAGTACTGGCCTTTGGATTGCTAAGCCAGCTCTTCAGCACGATTCCCCCTTTCTATCATCTGGTGCAAGAGATGTTGAAAATATGTCACGACAGCCAATTCCATTGACTGGTGAGCATGCTTGCGGGGGTCATGTGTGTGAAGATAACAATCAGGAGTTTGTAGATGGTGTCACTAACATGGAAACCAATTGTGAAGATCCCTCTGAGTGTGAAACTCATCACAATGCCTCTGATGCTGTGGTGAAAAAACGAAGAGTGGAGGAAGATTTATTAGCTGACGGAAGTGTTGCTGATTTTTCCCTAAACGGTACCAGGGAAACAAAGCTAGAAAAATCAAGTGTCACACAGGATGACATGTTAATGGATTTTCAAGGTGCGACTGCAGCTGCAGCAAATGCATCAGTTGCTGAACGTGTGATTGAGCCTACTCTTGTAATGTTTGAG GTTCATGTTCCCCCATCTTGTATGCTTGATGGTGTTCATTCACAGCACTTTTTTGGAACTGGTGTCATAATATATCACTCCCATGATATGGGATTAGTTGTAGTTGACAAGAATACAGTTGCAATATCTACCTCTGATGTAATGCTATCCTTCGCTGCCTTCCCAGTTGAAATTCCAGGAGAG GTTGTATTTCTCCATCCTGTTCACAATTATGCTCTTATATCATATGATCCCTCTGCATTGGGACCTGTTGGTGGTTCAGTTGTTCGTGCTGCAGAGTTACTTCCAG AGCCGACCTTACGTAGGGGAGATTCTGTTTACCTTGTGGGGTTGAGTAGAAGTCTTCAAGCAACTTCAAGGAAATCAGTTGTTACCAATCCATGTGCTGCATTAAATATAGGATCTGCTGATTCTCCTCGCTACAGAGCAACCAATATGGAAGTAATTGAGCTCGATACGG ATTTTGGAAGTACATTTTCGGGTGTTCTAACAGACGAACAAGGAAGGGTACAAGCTATATGGGGAAGCTTCTCAACTCAG CTGAAATTTGGCTGCAGTACCTCAGAAGATCATCAATTTGTGAGGGGTATTCCAATTTATGCAATAAGTCAGGTCCTTCACAAGATTGTATCTGGCGCAAATGGCCCACCTCTTCTCATAAATGGTGTCAAAAGGCCCATGCCACTTTTGAGAATTTTAGAGGTTGAAGTTTATCCAACATTGCTTTCAAAGGCTCGGAGTTTTGGATTAAGTGATGATTGGGTTCAG GCACTTGTTAAGAAAGATCCAGTGAGACGTCAGGTTTTACGTGTTAAAGGTTGTTTGGCTGGATCAAAGGCTGAAAATCTTTTAGAACAAGGGGACATGGTCTTAGCAATCAATAAAGAACCAGTCACATGCTTCCGTGATATTGAAAATGCTTGTCAAGCTTTAGACAAATCAAATGCGAATGATGGGAAGCTTCACTTGACTATTTTCCGGCAG GGACAAGAGGTTGAACTTCTTGTGGGAACAAATGTTAGGGATGGAAATGGCACTTCCCGTGCAATTAATTGGTGTGGTTGTATTGTACAAGATCCACATCCAGCAGTTCGTGCTCTTGGATTTCTTCCCGAAGAAGGTCATGGTGTATATGTGGCAAG GTGGTGTCATGGGAGTCCAGTACATAGATATGGTCTGTATGCTCTTCAATGGATAGTCGAAATTAATGGAAAACCAACTTCAAATCTAGATGCTTTTGTTGATGTGACAAAG GAACTAGAACATGGGGAGTTTGTTCGGGTAAAGACAATTCACCTCAATGGGAAGCCACGAGTCCTAACATTGAAGCAAGATTTGCACTATTGGCCTACGTGGGAATTGAGATTTGATCCAAATTCTGCAATGTGGCATCGCAATATAATCAAGGGATTGAACTGCAGTACTGTATGA
- the LOC137814974 gene encoding inositol 1,3,4-trisphosphate 5/6-kinase 4, which yields MGIVRGVILDESVLLAESDDDQTTSTLRPGAESLTRTLFLSKIHSGIAYDSGLLDDKVSILKGIANLYSLDCFALNDSATEAKPGWSNTDDGSVIYLVSNKKEFLPKLNRYNWLIVVLNVGGESSCHNLNILKIESLEELPLTICRLNKKLIGTNAVTVGYTMKPSRVEDFAKRGAFPLCPTQHGLMFVPLTSNMSLSSQLKDVDIVLHKATDEILSIEDDKLTFKQNMQALQKYLDQHQDICVIDPLSYIYPLLDRLEIQQVLLGLVELNTEGKCLIRGAHFCKVDNFDEFDFATGLSEARLSLPCIVKPKVACGVSDAHKMAIVFRVDDFKNLSVPLPAVIQEYVDHSSTLYKFYVLGEKNFYAVKKSIPNADILMKSYNGDELKPLLFDSLKSLPTADSITSNESIDLKLVTDAANWLRRRLHLTIFGFDVVIQEGTCDHVIVDVNYLPSFKEVPDDIAILAFWEAIRNKFDCSVSK from the coding sequence ATGGGTATAGTGAGGGGGGTGATTTTGGATGAATCAGTTCTCTTGGCTGAAAGTGATGATGATCAAACTACATCTACTCTACGTCCAGGAGCTGAGTCTCTCACCCGGACACTCTTCCTGTCCAAAATCCATAGCGGAATTGCTTATGATTCGGGTCTTCTGGACGACAAGGTGAGTATTCTTAAAGGAATTGCTAATCTGTACTCACTTGATTGCTTTGCCCTGAATGACTCTGCAACTGAGGCTAAGCCTGGATGGAGTAATACTGATGATGGAAGTGTTATTTATCTGGTTTCAAATAAGAAGGAGTTCTTACCTAAGTTAAACCGCTATAATTGGCTTATTGTTGTTCTGAATGTTGGAGGCGAAAGTTCATGTCACAATCTTAATATACTAAAGATTGAAAGCTTAGAAGAGTTGCCATTGACCATATGCCGCTTAAATAAGAAATTAATCGGAACCAATGCTGTGACTGTGGGTTACACAATGAAGCCTTCGCGTGTGGAAGATTTTGCAAAGAGGGGTGCGTTTCCTTTGTGTCCTACTCAACACGGGTTGATGTTCGTGCCTCTCACATCCAATATGTCATTATCATCTCAGCTGAAGGATGTTGACATAGTTCTCCACAAAGCCACTGATGAAATATTATCTATTGAAGACGATAAACTTACTTTTAAACAGAACATGCAAGCATTGCAAAAATATTTGGATCAGCACCAGGATATCTGTGTGATTGATCCACTGAGTTACATCTATCCTTTATTGGATAGGTTAGAAATTCAACAAGTTCTACTTGGCTTGGTAGAACTGAACACTGAAGGTAAATGTTTGATCCGAGGGGCCCATTTTTGTAAGGTTGATAACTTTGATGAATTTGATTTTGCAACTGGACTATCTGAAGCTAGATTGTCTCTTCCATGTATAGTGAAACCTAAAGTTGCTTGTGGTGTCAGTGATGCACATAAGATGGCAATTGTTTTCAGAGTTGATGATTTTAAGAATTTAAGTGTTCCTCTTCCAGCTGTTATTCAAGAATATGTGGATCACTCATCCACTTTGTACAAATTTTATGTCTTGGGTGAAAAAAATTTCTATGCTGTCAAGAAGTCAATACCAAATGCTGATATTTTGATGAAATCATATAACGGTGATGAGCTCAAACCTCTTTTGTTTGATAGCTTAAAATCTCTGCCCACTGCTGACAGTATCACAAGTAATGAGTCTATTGACCTTAAGTTGGTTACAGATGCAGCAAATTGGCTTAGGAGAAGGCTTCATCTTACCATCTTTGGTTTTGATGTTGTGATTCAGGAAGGTACTTGTGACCATGTAATTGTGGATGTAAACTATCTCCCATCATTTAAGGAAGTTCCTGATGACATCGCCATTCTTGCTTTCTGGGAGGCTATTAGAAATAAGTTTGACTGTAGCGTGTCTAAATAA